A genomic window from Salvia miltiorrhiza cultivar Shanhuang (shh) chromosome 5, IMPLAD_Smil_shh, whole genome shotgun sequence includes:
- the LOC130986261 gene encoding GDP-L-galactose phosphorylase 2-like → MMLRIKRVPTVVSNYQKEEAEEGGCGRNCLRSCCLPGAKLPLYAFKTASKAVSEQSPVDSVNNELEVEFLDSLVLGEWEDRMQRGLFRYDVTACETKVIPGKYGFIAQLNEGRHLKKRPTEFRVDKVLQPFDESKFNFTKVGQEEVLFQFGASEDNDVHFFPYAPIDVDNSPSVVAINVSPIEYGHVLLIPRIFECLPQRIDRESFLLALHMAVEAGNPYFRLGYNSLGAFATINHLHFQAYYLATPFPIERAPSKKITTTSGGVKISHILNYPVRGLVFEGGDSLKDLSDVVSDACICLQENNIPYNVLIADSGKRVFLFPQCYAEKQALGEVSSELLDTQVNPAVWEISGHMVLKRKEDYEGASEENAWRLLAEVSLSEERLEEVKELIFEAISSCCVGEVVAMAPAEESVSTDPAHEDSDDSIKGSHPAMVPA, encoded by the exons ATGATGCTAAGAATTAAGAGGGTCCCTACCGTTGTTTCTAACTACCAAAAGGAAGAGGCGGAGGAGGGCGGCTGTGGCCGGAACTGCCTCAGGAGTTGCTGCCTTCCTG GGGCAAAGCTGCCGTTGTATGCTTTTAAGACGGCGAGTAAAGCTGTATCTGAGCAGAGTCCTGTTGACTCTGTCAACAACGAGCTTGAAGTCGAGTTCTTGGACTCCCTTGTTCTTGGGGAG TGGGAGGACCGTATGCAGAGGGGACTCTTCCGCTATGATGTCACTGCTTGCGAAACCAAG GTAATTCCTGGGAAGTATGGGTTTATTGCACAGCTGAATGAGGGGAGGCATCTCAAGAAGAGGCCGACCGAGTTTCGTGTTGATAAGGTTCTGCAGCCCTTCGATGAGAGCAAGTTCAACTTCACCAAGGTCGGCCAAGAAGAGGTGCTCTTTCAATTTGGGGCCAGTGAGGACAATGATGTCCATTTCTTCCCATATGCACCCATCGATGTTGATAATTCGCCAAGCGTCGTTGCCATCAAT GTTAGCCCAATTGAATATGGACATGTGCTGCTAATCCCTCGAATCTTCGAGTGCTTGCCTCAGAGGATTGACCGTGAGAGCTTCTTGCTCGCTCTCCACATGGCCGTGGAAGCGGGGAATCCCTACTTCCGTCTGGGTTACAACAGCTTGGGGGCGTTTGCGACCATCAATCACCTCCATTTCCAAGCCTACTACTTGGCAACACCCTTCCCCATTGAAAGGGCTCCCTCAAAGAAGATAACCACCACTAGTGGTGGAGTGAAAATCTCGCATATACTGAACTATCCCGTGAGAGGACTAGTCTTTGAAGGTGGGGATAGCCTCAAAGATCTATCTGATGTCGTCTCAGACGCCTGCATCTGCTTGCAAGAGAACAACATTCCTTACAATGTGCTCATAGCTGACTCTGGAAAACGTGTATTCCTCTTCCCTCAG TGCTATGCGGAGAAGCAGGCTCTCGGGGAAGTGAGTTCCGAGCTCCTCGACACTCAAGTTAATCCAGCAGTGTGGGAGATTAGTGGACATATGGTGCTGAAAAGAAAGGAGGACTACGAGGGAGCATCTGAAGAGAACGCGTGGAGGCTCCTCGCTGAGGTTTCCCTCTCGGAGGAGAGACTTGAGGAAGTGAAGGAGCTCATATTTGAAGCCATCAGCAGCTGCTGTGTGGGTGAAGTTGTTGCAATGGCTCCGGCTGAGGAGTCGGTTTCCACCGACCCTGCTCATGAAGACTCCGACGACTCCATTAAAGGTTCCCACCCTGCAATGGTGCCTGCCTAG